One segment of Pleomorphomonas sp. PLEO DNA contains the following:
- the rnk gene encoding nucleoside diphosphate kinase regulator: MTTASRRRRLPTITLARSDHERLANLADALAERDSLTSDQLAAELERARVVADDRLAPGTVRMGAVVRFSLDDAEPRTVRLVYPGEADIEKGCISVLTPVGAALIGLTAGQSIDWTGSDNRQRHLHVLEVTAVSVDA, translated from the coding sequence ATGACCACTGCTTCGCGCCGCCGGCGCCTGCCGACTATCACGCTCGCCCGTTCCGACCATGAGCGCCTCGCCAATCTCGCCGACGCTCTTGCCGAGCGCGATTCTCTGACCTCTGACCAACTGGCGGCCGAACTCGAGCGCGCACGCGTTGTTGCCGACGATCGTCTTGCCCCGGGAACGGTCCGCATGGGCGCCGTCGTGCGCTTCAGCTTGGATGACGCCGAGCCACGGACCGTTCGCCTCGTCTACCCGGGGGAAGCCGACATCGAAAAGGGCTGCATTTCCGTGCTAACGCCGGTTGGCGCTGCGCTGATCGGTCTCACGGCCGGCCAAAGCATAGATTGGACCGGCAGCGACAATCGACAACGCCACCTCCATGTTCTGGAGGTGACGGCCGTTTCTGTCGATGCCTGA
- the galE gene encoding UDP-glucose 4-epimerase GalE → MSILVTGGAGYIGSHMVHALVDRGESVVVLDNLSTGYDAVIPGAATLVVGDIGDGDLVDKLIADHGITAIAHFAGSIVVPDSVTDPLSYYENNTVKSRSLMAAAVRGKVKAFLFSSTAAVYGEPGVDLIDETVPLGPVSPYGSSKWMTEIMLRDSAYAYGFRYAALRYFNVAGADPKGRTGQSSKRATHLIKIAAQAALGQRDGMDVFGTDYPTPDGTCLRDYIHVSDLIEAHVLALKHLMAGGDTFVANAGYGHGFSVLEVIDAVKRVSGVNFPVRMAPRRAGDPPSLVADSSRLRSITGWQPKLDDLDTIVGHALAWEKSLAVRNAQR, encoded by the coding sequence ATGTCCATTCTGGTGACTGGTGGCGCCGGCTATATTGGCAGCCATATGGTGCATGCCCTCGTCGACCGCGGTGAAAGTGTTGTCGTGCTCGACAACCTCTCGACTGGCTATGACGCCGTCATTCCGGGCGCGGCGACGCTGGTCGTCGGCGACATCGGTGATGGAGACTTGGTTGACAAGCTGATCGCCGATCATGGCATCACCGCCATCGCCCATTTCGCCGGCTCGATCGTGGTGCCGGATTCGGTGACCGATCCGCTCTCCTATTATGAGAACAACACGGTGAAGTCGCGCTCGCTGATGGCGGCGGCGGTGCGCGGCAAGGTCAAGGCCTTCCTGTTCTCCTCGACGGCTGCCGTCTACGGCGAACCGGGTGTCGACCTCATCGACGAGACGGTGCCGCTTGGCCCGGTGTCGCCCTACGGTTCGTCCAAGTGGATGACCGAGATCATGCTGCGCGACAGCGCCTACGCCTACGGCTTCCGTTATGCGGCGCTACGCTATTTCAACGTCGCCGGCGCCGATCCGAAAGGTCGCACGGGCCAGTCGAGCAAGCGGGCCACTCATCTCATCAAGATCGCCGCCCAGGCCGCCCTCGGCCAGCGCGACGGCATGGACGTGTTCGGCACCGACTATCCGACCCCGGACGGCACCTGCCTCAGGGACTATATCCATGTCTCCGATCTCATCGAAGCGCACGTGCTGGCGCTAAAGCACCTGATGGCCGGTGGTGACACGTTCGTCGCCAATGCCGGCTATGGCCACGGCTTCTCGGTGCTTGAGGTCATCGACGCGGTGAAGCGCGTCTCCGGCGTCAATTTCCCGGTTCGCATGGCGCCTCGCCGTGCCGGCGATCCGCCGTCGCTGGTCGCCGATTCGAGCCGGCTGCGCTCCATCACCGGCTGGCAGCCGAAGCTCGATGACCTCGACACCATCGTCGGCCATGCCCTGGCCTGGGAGAAGTCGCTGGCCGTTCGTAACGCCCAGCGCTGA
- a CDS encoding DNA polymerase III subunit gamma/tau: MPDTLTPADQTAASPYRVLARKYRPQSFADLIGHGAMVRTLENAFDTGRIAQGWMLTGVRGVGKTTTARILARALNYEIPGEIERPTVHMDREGTHCRAIMEGRHVDVIEMDAASHTGVDDVRDIIEAARYKPVSARYKVYIIDEVHMLSTQAFNALLKTLEEPPEHVKFVFATTEIRKVPITVLSRCQRFDLRRVPTGELAAHLDRIIASEKVTADPEAVALIARAAEGSVRDSLTILDQAIAHGGGHVSADAVRSMLGLADRVRVVDLFEAVMKGDVANALAILADQYDTGADPAAVLSDLAAFVHLVTRLKHLPDGATDLSLTEAERTRGRDFAEKLSVRILSRAWQLLLKGIQEVQTAPRPLPAAEMVLVRLAYAADLPTPDEALRMLKDGTFPGLTPPAAGGPGGGDGPRARAANGFTGIAARRAEPEAAAGPRLDSFEAVVALAESNRDIGLKFALERHVRLVRFEDGRIEFSPVEGANPGLAGEMGRKLSGWTGRRWIVAISREEGRPTIAETREVRRREAVDDALADPVVATIFRLFPGAEIVDVKFDDEPEKLPAGPTSDDATFEDTGDWTGGFIDEMPDPGLGDFDD, translated from the coding sequence ATGCCGGACACTCTGACGCCTGCCGATCAGACGGCCGCCTCGCCTTATCGGGTTCTTGCCCGCAAGTATCGTCCGCAGAGTTTCGCCGACCTGATCGGCCATGGCGCCATGGTGCGCACGCTCGAGAACGCGTTCGATACCGGTCGCATCGCGCAAGGGTGGATGCTGACCGGCGTGCGCGGCGTCGGCAAGACCACCACCGCCCGTATCCTTGCCCGTGCCCTCAACTACGAGATTCCCGGCGAGATCGAACGCCCCACCGTCCACATGGATCGCGAGGGCACTCACTGCCGTGCCATCATGGAAGGGCGGCACGTCGATGTCATCGAGATGGACGCCGCCTCGCATACCGGCGTCGATGATGTGCGCGATATCATCGAAGCGGCTCGCTACAAGCCGGTGTCGGCCCGCTACAAGGTCTACATCATCGACGAAGTGCACATGCTGTCGACGCAGGCCTTCAACGCGCTCCTGAAGACGTTGGAAGAGCCACCCGAGCATGTGAAGTTCGTTTTTGCCACCACTGAAATCCGCAAGGTGCCGATCACGGTGCTGTCGCGCTGCCAGCGCTTCGATCTGCGCCGTGTGCCGACGGGTGAGCTCGCCGCCCACCTCGACCGCATCATCGCTTCCGAGAAGGTCACCGCCGATCCGGAGGCGGTGGCGTTGATCGCGCGCGCCGCCGAAGGCTCGGTGCGCGATAGCCTCACCATTCTCGATCAAGCGATCGCCCATGGCGGTGGTCATGTCTCGGCCGACGCGGTGCGTAGCATGCTCGGTCTTGCCGATCGGGTCCGCGTCGTCGACCTGTTCGAAGCCGTGATGAAGGGCGACGTTGCCAACGCACTCGCCATCCTGGCCGATCAATATGACACCGGTGCCGATCCGGCGGCTGTGTTGTCCGACCTCGCTGCCTTCGTGCATCTGGTGACGCGGCTCAAGCATTTGCCGGACGGGGCGACCGACCTGTCGCTCACCGAGGCGGAGCGGACGCGTGGCCGCGATTTTGCAGAGAAACTTTCCGTACGCATCCTCTCCCGTGCCTGGCAGCTGCTGCTCAAGGGCATTCAGGAAGTGCAGACCGCGCCGCGCCCGCTGCCGGCGGCCGAAATGGTGCTGGTGCGCCTCGCTTATGCCGCCGACCTGCCGACGCCCGACGAGGCGTTGAGGATGTTGAAGGACGGTACATTTCCGGGCCTGACTCCGCCGGCTGCCGGTGGCCCGGGTGGTGGTGACGGCCCGCGCGCCCGTGCCGCAAACGGCTTTACCGGGATCGCCGCTCGCCGTGCCGAGCCGGAGGCCGCCGCCGGTCCGCGCCTCGACAGTTTCGAGGCCGTGGTGGCGCTGGCCGAGAGCAATCGAGACATCGGCCTCAAATTCGCGCTTGAGCGGCATGTCCGGCTCGTCCGCTTCGAAGATGGCCGCATTGAATTCTCGCCCGTCGAGGGGGCCAACCCCGGTCTTGCCGGCGAGATGGGCCGCAAACTGTCCGGATGGACCGGCCGCCGCTGGATCGTTGCCATCTCACGGGAAGAAGGTCGCCCGACGATTGCCGAGACGCGCGAGGTGCGCCGGCGCGAAGCTGTGGATGACGCGCTCGCCGATCCGGTCGTCGCCACCATCTTCCGCCTGTTCCCCGGTGCCGAGATTGTCGACGTCAAGTTCGACGACGAGCCGGAGAAATTGCCGGCGGGACCGACCAGCGATGACGCCACATTCGAGGATACCGGCGATTGGACCGGGGGTTTTATCGATGAGATGCCCGATCCCGGTCTTGGCGACTTCGACGATTGA
- a CDS encoding ABC transporter permease, translating into MTTMAALPAAKRPWLSPVNRRRWQNFKANRRGWWSFWIFLVLFVATLLSNVIANDRPLVVSYKGEILFPVLVDYPEDKFGGFLAITNYRDPYNRDEIENNGWMIWPPIRYSFDTPNTEAPTPAPSPPAFLLTPAQRCAAYAEGVNDKDCLFGNMNWLGTDDQGRDVVARALYGFRISVLFGLTLAVISSIIGVAIGAVQGYYGGLTDLLMQRFIEIWNAVPTLYLLIIVSSVIAPSFLVLLLILLAFSWTHLVGVVRAEFLRARNFEFVRAARALGVGNLTIMRRHLLPNAMVATLTFLPFILNGSITTLTSLDYLGFGLPAGYPSLGELLRQGKTNVFAPWLGITGFMVVAVMLSLLIFIGEAVRDAFDPRKTFQ; encoded by the coding sequence ATGACGACCATGGCAGCCCTTCCCGCCGCGAAGCGCCCCTGGCTGTCGCCCGTCAACCGCCGTCGATGGCAGAACTTCAAGGCCAACCGGCGTGGCTGGTGGTCGTTCTGGATCTTCCTCGTGCTGTTTGTGGCGACGCTTCTCTCCAACGTCATCGCCAACGACCGACCGCTTGTCGTCTCCTACAAGGGCGAGATCCTGTTCCCCGTTCTGGTCGATTATCCGGAAGACAAATTCGGCGGCTTCCTGGCCATCACCAATTACCGCGATCCCTACAATCGCGACGAGATCGAGAACAACGGTTGGATGATCTGGCCGCCCATCCGTTATTCCTTCGATACGCCCAACACCGAGGCGCCGACGCCGGCCCCCTCACCCCCCGCCTTCCTGCTGACACCCGCCCAGAGATGCGCCGCTTACGCCGAAGGCGTGAATGACAAAGACTGCTTGTTCGGCAACATGAACTGGCTCGGAACCGACGACCAAGGCCGCGATGTCGTCGCCCGGGCGCTTTACGGCTTTCGGATCTCCGTGCTGTTCGGCCTGACGCTTGCTGTCATCTCGTCGATCATCGGCGTCGCCATCGGTGCTGTGCAGGGCTATTACGGCGGCCTGACCGATCTCCTGATGCAGCGCTTCATCGAGATCTGGAATGCCGTTCCCACGCTCTATCTCCTCATTATCGTCTCGTCGGTGATCGCACCCTCCTTCCTGGTTTTGCTCCTCATCCTGCTCGCCTTCTCCTGGACGCACCTCGTCGGGGTCGTGCGCGCCGAATTTCTGAGGGCGCGCAACTTCGAATTCGTGCGGGCGGCGCGGGCGCTCGGCGTCGGCAATCTCACCATCATGCGGCGGCACCTCTTGCCCAACGCCATGGTGGCGACGTTGACCTTCCTGCCCTTCATCCTCAACGGCTCGATCACTACGCTAACCTCGCTCGACTATCTCGGCTTCGGCCTGCCGGCCGGCTACCCGTCGCTGGGTGAGCTGCTCAGACAAGGCAAGACCAACGTCTTTGCACCTTGGCTGGGGATCACCGGCTTCATGGTGGTGGCCGTCATGCTGAGCTTGCTGATTTTCATCGGCGAGGCGGTGCGTGATGCCTTCGACCCGCGCAAGACATTCCAGTGA
- a CDS encoding two-component system response regulator: protein MAQLSGPFIPAIEDTSTRRLRVVGATDAAVARRTITVLHVGDTPEDIFLIGQLVAALPSFSATFVAAGTREAVLSALSRQRCDIVLCEFWMAGQTTMALIDEIKAVADVPVILTSALDNDDIELIGRRAGADGLLTKSDLAVATLDRVFSTLLPRRPAPRRDAASMLRALMSDLYAVGLALRPERGGEQPADQAARRIALARSIADLEAASRFGAGVQRFDAIPFFIDALKKQDLRAEAGGAIHFLAPSLPLPIETSPTLYADLVEGFLAEAGDAAASGGVATVSLRAAAGRLIARVHPLGGETVAGDAEARAAAAERRLVIEGLARACGGTVAFSAKDGHILDVPLRLSLRLG from the coding sequence ATGGCTCAACTGTCGGGGCCGTTCATTCCAGCCATCGAGGACACGTCAACACGGCGTCTTCGTGTCGTCGGCGCAACCGACGCGGCTGTGGCGCGGCGAACGATTACCGTTCTCCACGTCGGCGACACGCCGGAGGATATATTTCTGATCGGCCAACTTGTGGCCGCGCTGCCGAGCTTTTCGGCCACCTTCGTCGCGGCAGGTACGCGCGAGGCGGTTTTGTCCGCGCTGTCTCGGCAACGCTGCGACATTGTGCTGTGTGAATTCTGGATGGCCGGTCAAACCACCATGGCGCTGATCGATGAGATCAAGGCGGTTGCCGACGTGCCGGTTATCCTGACGTCCGCGCTCGATAACGACGATATCGAACTGATCGGCCGCAGGGCTGGAGCCGATGGGCTGCTGACCAAGAGCGACCTTGCGGTAGCGACGCTCGATCGGGTGTTTTCGACGCTATTGCCGCGTCGTCCTGCACCACGCCGCGATGCGGCGTCGATGCTCAGGGCCCTGATGTCCGACCTCTATGCCGTTGGCCTTGCGCTCCGTCCAGAGCGCGGAGGCGAGCAGCCCGCCGATCAGGCGGCCAGGCGCATAGCGCTTGCCCGCTCGATCGCCGATCTTGAGGCCGCCAGTCGATTTGGCGCTGGCGTCCAGCGCTTCGACGCCATTCCCTTCTTCATCGACGCTCTAAAGAAGCAGGATCTCAGGGCGGAAGCGGGGGGGGCCATACATTTTCTTGCCCCATCGTTGCCGCTGCCCATTGAGACCAGCCCGACGCTTTATGCCGATCTCGTCGAGGGATTCCTCGCAGAAGCCGGCGATGCGGCGGCCAGCGGCGGCGTTGCCACCGTGTCGCTCAGAGCGGCGGCCGGTCGGCTCATCGCAAGGGTTCACCCCTTGGGTGGAGAGACAGTCGCTGGCGACGCAGAGGCGCGGGCAGCCGCGGCCGAGCGGCGCCTGGTGATCGAAGGTCTGGCAAGGGCCTGCGGCGGCACTGTCGCCTTTTCGGCCAAGGACGGACATATCCTCGACGTGCCGCTGCGCCTTTCCCTTCGACTCGGCTAA
- a CDS encoding YbaB/EbfC family nucleoid-associated protein, with protein MFGDIGKMMKEAQALQGRMAEAQEEIAKIEATGTSGGGLVSVTLTGKGEMKGLRIDPSLLKPDEAEIVEDLIVAAFADARVHVDGLVAERMQAVTGNLPLPPGFKLPF; from the coding sequence ATGTTTGGCGACATCGGCAAGATGATGAAGGAAGCGCAGGCGCTTCAGGGTCGCATGGCCGAGGCCCAGGAAGAGATTGCCAAGATCGAAGCGACCGGCACCTCCGGCGGTGGTCTTGTCTCGGTGACCCTCACCGGCAAGGGCGAGATGAAGGGGCTCCGGATCGATCCCTCGCTCCTCAAGCCGGATGAGGCGGAGATCGTTGAGGATCTGATCGTCGCTGCCTTCGCGGACGCCCGAGTCCACGTTGATGGACTTGTTGCCGAGCGTATGCAGGCGGTAACCGGAAACTTGCCGCTGCCGCCGGGCTTCAAGCTGCCCTTCTGA
- a CDS encoding microcin C ABC transporter permease YejB: MAGYILRRLLLMIPTLIGIMAINFAVVQFAPGGPVEKVLAKLQGTDIGATDRFTGAGADVGRQAPDQMGGEAVTSKYRGAQGLDPEFIKKLEKEFGFDKPPLERFGLMLWNYARFDFGQSYFRSISVIDLIKEKLPVSISLGLWMTLLAYGISIPLGIAKAVRDGSRFDVWTSFVIAVGYAVPSFLFGILLIVLFAGGSFWSIFPLRGLTSDGWAAMGWPERIADYFWHMALPLLAMATHAFATTTLLVKNSFLDEIRKQYVLTARMKGLSEHKVLYGHVFRNAMLIVIAGFPGAFIASFFAGSLLIETIFSLDGLGLLSFESVINRDYAVVFATLYVFSLMGLVINILSDLTYMWIDPRIDFESREV, from the coding sequence ATGGCAGGTTACATCCTTCGCCGCCTCCTCCTGATGATCCCGACGCTGATCGGCATCATGGCCATCAATTTCGCGGTGGTGCAGTTCGCGCCCGGCGGCCCGGTGGAGAAGGTGCTTGCCAAGCTGCAGGGAACCGACATCGGTGCCACCGATCGCTTTACCGGCGCCGGCGCCGACGTGGGCAGACAGGCGCCCGATCAGATGGGCGGCGAGGCCGTCACGTCCAAATATCGTGGCGCGCAGGGGCTCGACCCAGAATTCATCAAGAAGCTTGAGAAGGAATTCGGCTTCGACAAGCCACCGCTCGAACGCTTCGGCCTGATGCTGTGGAATTATGCCCGCTTCGACTTCGGGCAGAGCTATTTCCGCTCGATTTCGGTCATCGACCTGATCAAGGAAAAACTGCCCGTCTCCATCTCGCTGGGCCTGTGGATGACGCTGCTCGCCTACGGCATTTCCATACCGCTCGGCATTGCCAAGGCGGTGCGCGACGGCTCCCGCTTCGATGTCTGGACCTCGTTCGTCATCGCCGTCGGCTACGCGGTGCCGAGCTTCCTGTTCGGCATCCTGCTGATCGTGCTGTTTGCCGGCGGTTCCTTCTGGTCGATCTTCCCGCTGCGGGGCCTGACCTCCGACGGCTGGGCGGCCATGGGCTGGCCCGAGCGCATCGCCGATTATTTCTGGCACATGGCACTGCCGCTTCTTGCCATGGCGACGCACGCTTTTGCCACCACGACCCTGCTGGTCAAGAATTCTTTCCTCGACGAGATCCGCAAGCAGTATGTGCTGACCGCCCGCATGAAGGGACTTTCCGAGCACAAAGTCCTGTACGGACACGTGTTCCGTAACGCCATGCTGATCGTCATTGCCGGCTTCCCCGGCGCCTTCATCGCCTCCTTCTTCGCCGGATCGTTGCTGATCGAGACAATCTTCTCGCTCGATGGCCTCGGGCTTTTGTCCTTTGAATCGGTAATCAATCGCGACTACGCGGTGGTGTTTGCCACCCTTTACGTCTTCTCGCTGATGGGCCTCGTCATCAATATTCTGTCCGACCTCACCTACATGTGGATCGATCCGCGCATCGATTTCGAGAGCCGGGAGGTATGA
- the recR gene encoding recombination mediator RecR — MARRVTGPEIERLIQLLARLPGLGPRSARRAALQLVKRRDQLLAPLTDAMRTVHDRVRVCSVCGNVDTADPCAVCTDPTRDGSVIVVVEDVADLWALERAAAVNARYHVLGGVLSPLSGIGPDDLDISGLVERASDPVVKEVILAVNATVDGQTTAHYVTDRLEGLSVKVTRLAHGVPVGGELDYLDEGTLTAAIRSRTPF, encoded by the coding sequence TTGGCCCGTCGTGTGACAGGACCGGAAATCGAGCGGCTGATCCAGCTTTTGGCCCGCCTGCCCGGCCTTGGGCCGCGCTCGGCTCGTCGGGCGGCGTTGCAACTCGTCAAACGGCGCGACCAACTGCTCGCCCCGCTCACCGATGCCATGCGAACCGTCCATGACCGTGTGCGTGTTTGTTCTGTATGTGGCAACGTCGACACCGCCGATCCCTGTGCCGTTTGCACCGACCCGACGCGCGACGGTTCGGTGATCGTCGTGGTAGAAGATGTAGCCGACCTCTGGGCATTGGAACGGGCCGCTGCCGTCAATGCTCGCTATCACGTGCTCGGCGGTGTGCTGTCGCCGCTCTCCGGCATCGGACCTGACGATCTCGACATTTCCGGCCTTGTCGAGCGGGCATCCGACCCGGTGGTCAAGGAAGTGATCCTCGCCGTCAACGCTACCGTCGACGGCCAGACCACCGCCCATTACGTCACGGATCGCCTCGAGGGGCTCAGCGTCAAGGTGACTCGCCTGGCCCATGGCGTTCCGGTGGGTGGCGAACTCGATTATCTCGACGAAGGCACGCTCACCGCCGCAATCCGATCGCGAACGCCGTTCTGA
- a CDS encoding extracellular solute-binding protein, protein MIRPIVQSLPSRLFIAALAALLPLLAGVPAKAEEPEWRTATALNGEPRYPAGFAHFDYVNPDAPKGGEARFGVEGGFDSTNVFLGTKGTPTAAVAPAYETLFTPSLDEINISAAYPQLAEAVRYPKDFTWAEFRLNPTAHWQDGQPVTVDDVVWSFDTLKEIYPLFSSYYIHVTKAEPAGDRVVRFTFDAPGNRELPSILGQLYVLPKHWWQGTDASGKPRNIRETTLEPPLGSGPYKVTAVDPGRRVTLTRDPDYWGAKLPVSIGTNNFDRLSYEYYLDPTVMMEAFKADKYDFRAERSAKMWATGYDFPARTEGKVVTMTFPRNASGVMQALVPNLRLPKYQDARVRRALNLAFDYETLKRTVFFDLYDRIDSYFFGTELAAKGQPGPEELVLLESLRDKLPSAVFTAPYANPVGGTSEAVRENLHQAVTLFAEAGWTIQNGKMRNAKGEPFRIEYLTFSQLDERYIAPYAKSLARIGIDLDYRLVDDAQYQNRVRSFDFDMTVDVWGETLSPGNEQREFWGSKAADRPGSRNTAGIRDAAIDALIDKVVYAGDRTTLITATHALDRALLAGNYLIPLFYSKDSFYAYWNRFGHPEALPKYSVGFPDVWWYDAAGAAASGLSR, encoded by the coding sequence ATGATTCGACCTATCGTCCAGAGCCTTCCGAGCCGGCTCTTCATCGCCGCCCTTGCCGCTCTCCTGCCGCTTCTGGCCGGTGTGCCGGCGAAGGCCGAGGAGCCGGAGTGGCGAACAGCAACTGCGCTCAATGGCGAGCCGCGCTATCCAGCCGGGTTTGCCCATTTCGACTACGTCAACCCGGATGCCCCCAAAGGGGGCGAGGCTCGCTTCGGCGTCGAGGGCGGCTTCGACAGCACCAATGTGTTCCTTGGCACCAAGGGAACACCGACCGCCGCCGTGGCGCCCGCCTATGAAACGCTGTTCACCCCCTCGCTTGACGAAATCAACATCTCCGCCGCCTACCCTCAGTTGGCCGAGGCGGTGCGTTATCCAAAGGATTTCACCTGGGCTGAATTCCGGCTCAACCCAACTGCCCACTGGCAGGACGGCCAGCCGGTAACGGTCGACGATGTCGTCTGGTCCTTTGATACGCTGAAGGAAATCTATCCGCTTTTCAGCAGTTATTACATTCATGTCACCAAGGCGGAGCCGGCTGGCGATCGTGTTGTTCGCTTTACCTTCGACGCTCCGGGCAACCGCGAGCTGCCGAGCATTCTCGGCCAGCTCTACGTGCTGCCAAAACACTGGTGGCAGGGCACGGACGCCTCCGGAAAGCCGCGCAACATCCGCGAGACGACGCTGGAGCCACCGCTCGGTTCTGGCCCTTACAAGGTGACAGCCGTCGATCCCGGCCGACGCGTCACCCTCACCCGCGATCCGGACTACTGGGGCGCCAAGCTGCCGGTGTCCATTGGCACCAACAACTTCGATCGGTTGAGCTACGAGTATTATCTCGACCCCACCGTGATGATGGAAGCCTTCAAGGCCGACAAATACGACTTCCGAGCTGAACGTTCGGCGAAGATGTGGGCGACCGGCTACGACTTCCCTGCCAGGACGGAAGGCAAGGTGGTGACAATGACCTTTCCGCGCAACGCCTCCGGCGTGATGCAGGCGCTGGTGCCCAACCTTCGCCTGCCGAAATACCAGGACGCGCGTGTCCGGCGGGCGCTCAATCTCGCCTTCGACTACGAGACGCTGAAGCGGACGGTGTTCTTTGATCTCTATGACCGCATCGACAGCTATTTCTTCGGCACCGAACTGGCGGCCAAGGGCCAGCCCGGTCCTGAGGAACTAGTTCTTCTGGAGTCGCTACGAGACAAACTGCCTTCCGCCGTGTTCACCGCGCCCTATGCAAATCCGGTTGGCGGCACCTCCGAGGCGGTGCGCGAAAATCTCCACCAGGCAGTCACCCTGTTTGCCGAAGCGGGGTGGACCATCCAGAACGGCAAGATGCGGAACGCCAAGGGCGAACCCTTCCGCATCGAATACCTTACCTTCAGCCAGCTCGACGAGCGCTATATCGCCCCCTACGCCAAATCGCTCGCCCGCATCGGCATCGATCTCGATTATCGCCTCGTTGATGACGCGCAATACCAGAACCGCGTGCGGAGCTTTGATTTCGACATGACCGTCGATGTTTGGGGCGAGACCCTGTCGCCGGGTAACGAGCAGCGTGAGTTCTGGGGATCGAAAGCGGCTGACCGGCCCGGCTCGCGTAATACGGCAGGCATCAGGGATGCCGCCATTGATGCGCTGATTGACAAGGTCGTCTACGCCGGCGATCGAACGACACTGATCACCGCGACGCACGCGCTCGATCGGGCGCTGCTGGCCGGCAACTATCTCATTCCGCTGTTCTATTCCAAGGACAGCTTCTACGCCTACTGGAACCGCTTCGGCCACCCGGAGGCGTTGCCGAAATATTCCGTCGGCTTCCCCGATGTCTGGTGGTACGACGCAGCCGGCGCGGCGGCGTCCGGCCTTTCCCGCTGA